The sequence below is a genomic window from Hippocampus zosterae strain Florida chromosome 7, ASM2543408v3, whole genome shotgun sequence.
CGGCTGCCCTCGCCGTCCTTCCGGCTCTCCAACTCCCTGGAgctcgcttcttcttcttccctctcCTCAGAGGTATGGGGGGCCTGGCCGGGAGAAGAGGCGGAGCTCCAGAGGCGGGCGAGAAAAAACGCCAACcagggcggcgacggcggcggcccaCCCGGTGAGGCCCTCACCTCCATCCTGGGCGGCCTTCAGAGCGTCAGCCGAGAGAAAGGCGGATTTGGCTTTCGTTTTGGCAGGAACTCCCGGACCCGAGGGCGCGGGCCGCCCTGATGCTACCCAATCGGCCACCACCGGGTCTCTCTTCTCCGCTATTAAATGCATGAAACGTCCTCTTGTCCCAATGAATAAAGCTGTCATTGGGAATCTGGTTTACAGCCCGATACCACAAAGACTGGATGTGTGTTCTTCTTTCATAAGGCAGCAGACACCGTCCGTCGTGGTTCATGGAGGGAGCCTTGATGTTGTCGAAAAAGTCACATCTTGCCTCAAATCTATCATGTTTGAATCAATTCATTCGGAGGAGAAACCGTGAAGGACTGACAACTGGGGCCTTGACGAGAGGTGATTGCAATAGAACACAATTCTTTCAAATTGAGCAGCGCGATCCTGGAATAAGTTGTCGctgaatttttttctcaaatctgGAGGTAGCGCTTTTATTGTGAAGGTTGACAGCGTTTCCGGCTTGCTCGGCTCGTTGCGGTTGGATACTGGTGCCGGCGCGCGCACGAGTATCGAGGGCGAGCAAATGACGTCACTTCGACGCGTCGCCGAGGAGCTTTGTTTTCACATCTTTTATTCAGCTTTTGTTTTGCCGGTGGGAACGTCAAGCGGAGCACGCGACCGACGTCAGAGGAGGTAAACATTCACCCGCGCGCCACACAAACGCGACGTAACACGATAATCGTCGCTCAAACTTTCTTGCCTAAACGGTTCTGACGCACATTTGCACGCTCAATGGATTTTGTCCGATAGAGAGGAAGAGCTACTTTATTGTAATGTGCCACGAGTCAGCGACGTAGAGAGGATCCCCGCCTATTTTTAAACTTGGTtgaacacacgaacacacacgctTAAACAAGTGTCTTTTGGCTCTCCAACAACACATGTCCAGTGCTCGTCACCTCCTCAGCTCACACCACACTACAACATGGCCTTGGTTTTGTGTACAATCATACGTCTTTTCTTGCTGTACGTTGTTGCTGCCATGTTAATGCTCTTAttaaatatgatttaaaaagaGAATATTTATTTGCTTCGCCGTATCACAAGGAATTTCTTGAAGTGGACGTCAAGGTTTCCAGCCCAAATCGTTGATTGGCTGCGGCTCAGCCAGAAGGACACCCCACACCGCCCCCTCCTGGCCTGATTGGGCGATAATCGCGTCACTCCGACGCGTCGGGACAGTGATTGGCGGCAAGGCCGGAAGTAATGTCCGTTCTCTTCCTGAAGTGGAACAGTGGCACGGAGCGGGACAGGAGGAAAGCTCCTCGAGTGGAagtgtgacaaaataaaaaacaaaacaacctttGCGCCACTTCCACGCGCGCTCTTCCGGCGCCTGCGTTTTCGGCGTGGAAGGCGAAGCGAAGCAGCCGCCGCAGATGGAAGCTGTATCGGCCAAGAACAAGGCGCAGGGCCGCCTGCTGGTGTCCACGCAGCTGGACGCCAAAGACGAACTGGAGGAGGTAAAcccgccgccgacggctcgCTCGACGTTCGCTCTCCTCTTCTCGCAAAACCTCACAGGGACCCGCGGGCTCATTAGCATAGACACTCCCTAGCTTAGCCCGCGTCTCTGTACCTTTTCACTTGGATCCGGTAGACAATC
It includes:
- the qrfp gene encoding uncharacterized protein qrfp encodes the protein MTMKALTSAGSSQLALLSLMLLLPVPRSVTPHPGCGPEPPAVGLLRLPSPSFRLSNSLELASSSSLSSEVWGAWPGEEAELQRRARKNANQGGDGGGPPGEALTSILGGLQSVSREKGGFGFRFGRNSRTRGRGPP